The following are encoded together in the Capsicum annuum cultivar UCD-10X-F1 unplaced genomic scaffold, UCD10Xv1.1 ctg81560, whole genome shotgun sequence genome:
- the LOC107858553 gene encoding zinc finger CCCH domain-containing protein 44 isoform X1: protein MEDAAASSVEQQLVGVAVAVVSAGNSNGIGFSEKTKRGRPPRVAVSNAPQLKRHREGEEGEDVCFICFDGGSLVLCDRKGCPKAYHPACIKRDEAFFRSKAKWNCGWHVCSVCQKASHYMCYTCTYSLCKGCTKNADFLCVRRNKGFCSTCMRIIMLIENIDQGIQEMVQVDFDDKSSWEYLFKVYWMYLKEKLSLTQNELIQAKSPWKGSDSVHAKRQRVSHPVAFDGKGIVKSFDHLELKKPKQLLEPPCKAPPITEIQTIAEAEILNGTGCSPQLEQTQPIELDLRRKDSLKKEEASTAVGPSLNGRMEWASKELLEFVAHMKNGDTSALSHFEVQALLLEYIKRNNLRDTHQKSQIICDSRLQSLFGKHRAGHIEMLKLLEFHFLIKEDSQSSTFIPAGIVGNVTSHVEDGVNNDTSFLMNKTKKRKSRRHPEKNFVQVNLDEYAAIDAHNINLIYLRRDLMESLIEDMEKFQSRVIGSVVRIRISGNNQKQDMYRLVHVVGTSKAFVPYKIGDKAADVLLKVLNLNKKEIVPIDSISNQDFSEDECRRLRQIIKCGLVKRLTIGEIQKKAMELRAVKLKDSLEEEIQRLNNLRERASEKGRKKELRECVEKLELLKTPEEHQRRLLAIPEVHADPKMDPNYETDEDAGESDDKKQVEHGGPKYARFSRREDKHMSSWKKDKEGSIMVLSKVSEKREAHGNIMKKLGNQGTECQVVDRSASETSITSLSTVNSTSTKNSDTDKLWHYRDPSGKIQGPFSVTQLKKWNTSGLFPLDMRIWTNDEHDDSVLLTNALKGLFHKAPQVHGEISHQSKKLGAASVNSSVGWCATATGIGRECGGREVPWHLRIRNNHSNGNTETAKMDGLSSSSPQCLDLNNSYSDKPHASSPEPSSSHGNVHRAPLHGKKCPKTVDFHYSTGHMVRDSSGSPISQISDGFSHSMQSHRQRHLGQSSGQNWGSSNSNRTSVKVKSGSSFASVTKSIDSFEQGITTYPDLPSPTPKTSYDDVEAQAAEELLSLSSIVPVCASNIQDLPSPKPELEDEAPVGQAAANKDSLTSSFPVQDSGPVPVCASNIQDLPSPTPELEDEAPVGQAASNKDSLTSSFLVQDSGPVPVCASNIQDLPSAKPELEDEAPVRQAASNKDSSTSSFPVQDSGPSWSSASSLVIDGPQLPELASGLGGYSPAAKPSVDSDLFSDSALKPAEAVGDHVDTPTSDANQLNHNSSCHQISNFSDWRALFGEPIEFSILDEESVSDLLAEVDAMESQTQSGMGSPTSAMRCGEETISVFKSDFFSFLEELSPTLDPAKNDALSSTEDMQLPCQSSLTDELAGASQAEAFDPLKRSSRTSSSCNERETKSADVCFSQGEAGSNVPTPSTTRKTEVSVISYSTGLEAITTDYCAAPANMICSRLVQGFTDVNQGSSMVTACGRSNVNTSPFTGNPLPESQCIYSGERSGGPGDGVIPVGDLGFGRDGSSWCRQTFGGRAYSGPPPNGQRVCKFYESGHCKKGASCDYFHL, encoded by the exons GTTGGCATGTTTGTAGTGTATGTCAAAAGGCTTCCCACTATATGTGCTATACTTGTACATATTCACTGTGCAAAGGATGTACAAAAAATGCTGATTTCTTATGTGTTCGAAGAAACAAAGGCTTTTGCTCAACATGCATGAGAATTATCATGCTGATTGAGAATATAGACCAAGGAATCCAGGAGATG GTTCAAGTAGATTTTGATGACAAGAGTAGCTGGGAGTATCTCTTCAAGGTATATTGGATgtacttaaaagaaaaattatcattAACACAAAATGAACTTATTCAAGCTAAAAGTCCCTGGAAAGGATCAGATTCAGTACATGCTAAGCGACAGCGGGTATCTCATCCTGTTGCATTTGATGGCAAAGGTATTGTGAAGTCTTTTGACCATTTGGAGCTGAAAAAACCCAAACAATTGCTGGAGCCACCTTGCAAGGCTCCTCCAATCACTGAAATCCAAACAATTGCTGAGGCTGAAATTTTAAATGGTACTGGTTGTTCTCCACAGTTGGAGCAAACACAGCCCATAGAGCTAGATTTACGGAGGAAAGATTCTTTAAAGAAAGAAGAAGCAAGTACTGCTGTGGGGCCATCATTGAATGGACGCATGGAATGGGCATCCAAAGAGCTTTTGGAGTTTGTTGCACACATGAAGAATGGTGATACTTCTGCTTTATCACATTTTGAGGTCCAGGCTTTATTACTAGAGTACATAAAGAGAAACAATCTTCGAGATACTCATCAGAAAAGTCAAATAATTTGTGATTCGAGGCTCCAAAGTCTTTTCGGAAAACATCGTGCTGGCCACATAGAAATGCTAAAGCTTCTTGAGTTTCACTTTCTGATAAAGGAGGATTCACAGAGTAGTACATTTATACCAGCTGGAATTGTTGGAAATGTTACTAGTCATGTGGAGGATGGCGTTAACAATGATACCTCATTCTTGATGAATAAAACTAAGAAACGTAAATCACGGAGACACCCCGAAAAAAATTTCGTGCAGGTCAATCTAGATGAGTATGCAGCAATTGATGCTCATAACATCAATCTCATATATTTGCGCCGTGATTTGATGGAGAGTCTTATTGAAGATATGGAGAAGTTCCAAAGCAGAGTTATTGGTTCAGTTGTCCGGATAAGAATATCTGGTAACAATCAGAAGCAGGATATGTACAGGCTTGTCCATGTCGTAG GTACAAGCAAGGCATTTGTTCCATATAAGATTGGGGATAAGGCTGCTGATGTACTGCTTAAAGTATTAAACTTAAACAAGAAAGAGATTGTTCCTATTGATTCTATTTCAAATCAAGATTTCTCTGAG GATGAATGCAGAAGATTACGTCAGATCATAAAATGTGGGCTTGTAAAGCGGTTGACAATA ggTGAGATACAGAAGAAAGCAATGGAACTCCGTGCTGTAAAACTCAAAGAT TCTCTGGAAGAGGAGATACAACGACTCAACAATCTTCGTGAAAGAGCAAGTGAAAAAGGGCGCAAGAAAGA GCTCAGAGAATGTGTAGAGAAGCTAGAGCTTCTGAAGACGCCTGAAGAACATCAGCGGAGGCTACTTGCAATTCCAGAAGTGCATGCTGATCCAAAGATGGATCCTAATTATGAAACAGACGAAGATGCTGGAGAATCGGACGACAAAAAACAAG TTGAACATGGGGGGCCAAAATACGCTAGATTTAGTAGAAGGGAAGACAAGCATATGTCTTCATGGAAGAAAG ATAAAGAGGGATCTATCATGGTTCTATCTAAAGTGAGTGAAAAAAGAGAGGCTCATGGAAATATTATGAAGAAGCTAGGGAATCAAGGTACTGAATGTCAGGTTGTGGATAGGTCTGCATCTGAAACTTCAATTACAAGCTTATCTACAGTGAACTCAACATCCACTAAAAATAGTGATACAGACAAGCTTTGGCATTACCGTGACCCTAGTGGTAAAATACAAGGACCATTTTCAGTGACACAGTTGAAGAAATGGAATACGTCGGGGCTTTTCCCACTTGATATGAGGATATGGACAAATGATGAGCATGACGACTCAGTACTTTTAACTAATGCACTAAAAGGGCTGTTCCATAAAGCCCCTCAGGTGCATGGTGAGATTTCACACCAGTCTAAGAAGCTTGGTGCTGCTTCTGTTAACAGTAGCGTTGGGTGGTGTGCAACTGCAACTGGAATAGGGAGAGAATGTGGAGGGAGGGAGGTACCTTGGCACCTCCGTATCAGAAATAACCATTCTAATGGTAACACTGAGACTGCGAAAATGGATGGGTTGTCCTCGTCTTCTCCACAATGTTTGGACTTGAATAATTCTTATTCTGACAAACCCCATGCATCCAGCCCAGAACCTTCATCCAGTCATGGAAATGTGCACAGAGCTCCTCTGCATGGGAAAAAATGCCCTAAAACTGTTGATTTTCACTACAGTACAGGTCATATGGTTCGGGACTCAAGTGGAAGCCCAATATCTCAGATATCTGATGGCTTTAGCCATAGTATGCAATCTCACCGTCAGAGGCATTTAGGGCAGTCTTCCGGACAGAACTGGGGATCCTCAAACAGTAATAGAACTTCAGTTAAAGTAAAATCTGGATCTAGTTTTGCATCAGTAACTAAGTCAATTGATTCATTTGAACAAGGTATCACGACTTATCCAGATCTCCCCAGCCCAACTCCAAAAACTAGCTATGACGATGTTGAAGCTCAGGCTGCTGAAGAGCTACTTTCTTTGAGTTCGATTGTTCCAGTTTGTGCTTCAAATATCCAGGATTTGCCAAGTCCTAAACCAGAATTGGAAGACGAAGCTCCAGTTGGGCAGGCTGCAGCAAACAAAGATTCTTTAACTTCTAGTTTTCCTGTTCAGGATTCAGGCCCTGTTCCAGTTTGTGCTTCAAATATCCAGGATTTGCCCAGTCCTACACCAGAGTTGGAAGACGAAGCTCCTGTTGGGCAGGCTGCATCAAACAAAGATTCTTTAACTTCTAGTTTTCTTGTTCAGGATTCAGGCCCTGTTCCAGTTTGTGCTTCAAATATCCAGGATTTGCCAAGTGCTAAACCAGAATTGGAAGACGAAGCTCCAGTTAGGCAGGCTGCATCAAACAAAGATTCCTCAACTTCTAGTTTTCCTGTTCAGGATTCAGGCCCTAGTTGGAGCAGTGCTTCTAGTCTAGTGATTGATGGCCCCCAACTTCCTGAATTAGCTAGTGGATTGGGTGGATATTCACCAGCTGCAAAACCATCTGTGGACTCTGATCTTTTCTCTGATTCTGCACTGAAACCAGCTGAAGCAGTGGGTGATCATGTCGACACACCTACTTCAGATGCCAACCAACTCAATCATAATTCCTCATGTCATCAAATCTCAAACTTTTCTGATTGGCGAGCACTCTTTGGTGAGCCAATAGAGTTCAGCATTTTAGATGAGGAATCAGTATCAGACCTATTAGCTGAAGTTGATGCAATGGAATCTCAAACTCAAAGTGGTATGGGTTCACCAACCTCAGCCATGAGGTGCGGTGAGGAGACAATATCTGTGTTTAAAAGTGACTTTTTCAGCTTTCTTGAGGAGCTTAGTCCCACACTTGATCCTGCAAAAAATGATGCTCTGAGCTCCACTGAAGATATGCAGTTACCTTGTCAATCCTCTCTGACAGATGAACTAGCGGGGGCATCACAGGCCGAAGCTTTTGATCCTTTAAAGAGGTCTAGCAGGACTTCATCTTCTTGCAATGAGAGAGAAACAAAGTCAGCTGATGTTTGCTTTTCCCAGGGTGAAGCTGGGTCCAATGTACCTACACCCTCTACCACGAGGAAAACTGAAGTTTCAGTCATCAGCTATAGTACAGGTCTGGAAGCTATAACCACCGACTATTGTGCAGCACCTGCAAACATGATTTGCAGTAGACTGGTTCAGGGATTCACAGATGTTAATCAAGGTAGCAGCATGGTGACTGCATGTGGACGTTCAAACGTGAATACCTCCCCTTTCACTGGGAATCCATTGCCTGAAAGCCAGTGTATATACTCAGGAGAGAGGTCTGGTGGTCCAGGAGATGGGGTTATTCCAGTAGGGGACTTGGGATTTGGAAGGGATGGGTCATCGTGGTGCAGACAGACATTTGGTGGCAGGGCATACTCTGGGCCTCCTCCAAATGGACAACGTGTTTGCAAGTTTTATGAGAGTGGGCATTGCAAGAAGGGGGCGTCGTGCGACTATTTTCACCTTTGA
- the LOC107858553 gene encoding zinc finger CCCH domain-containing protein 44 isoform X2, with amino-acid sequence MFALFVSMVVRLSYAIARGVRRHIIQLVLSGMRHFSAPKLNGTAVQVDFDDKSSWEYLFKVYWMYLKEKLSLTQNELIQAKSPWKGSDSVHAKRQRVSHPVAFDGKGIVKSFDHLELKKPKQLLEPPCKAPPITEIQTIAEAEILNGTGCSPQLEQTQPIELDLRRKDSLKKEEASTAVGPSLNGRMEWASKELLEFVAHMKNGDTSALSHFEVQALLLEYIKRNNLRDTHQKSQIICDSRLQSLFGKHRAGHIEMLKLLEFHFLIKEDSQSSTFIPAGIVGNVTSHVEDGVNNDTSFLMNKTKKRKSRRHPEKNFVQVNLDEYAAIDAHNINLIYLRRDLMESLIEDMEKFQSRVIGSVVRIRISGNNQKQDMYRLVHVVGTSKAFVPYKIGDKAADVLLKVLNLNKKEIVPIDSISNQDFSEDECRRLRQIIKCGLVKRLTIGEIQKKAMELRAVKLKDSLEEEIQRLNNLRERASEKGRKKELRECVEKLELLKTPEEHQRRLLAIPEVHADPKMDPNYETDEDAGESDDKKQVEHGGPKYARFSRREDKHMSSWKKDKEGSIMVLSKVSEKREAHGNIMKKLGNQGTECQVVDRSASETSITSLSTVNSTSTKNSDTDKLWHYRDPSGKIQGPFSVTQLKKWNTSGLFPLDMRIWTNDEHDDSVLLTNALKGLFHKAPQVHGEISHQSKKLGAASVNSSVGWCATATGIGRECGGREVPWHLRIRNNHSNGNTETAKMDGLSSSSPQCLDLNNSYSDKPHASSPEPSSSHGNVHRAPLHGKKCPKTVDFHYSTGHMVRDSSGSPISQISDGFSHSMQSHRQRHLGQSSGQNWGSSNSNRTSVKVKSGSSFASVTKSIDSFEQGITTYPDLPSPTPKTSYDDVEAQAAEELLSLSSIVPVCASNIQDLPSPKPELEDEAPVGQAAANKDSLTSSFPVQDSGPVPVCASNIQDLPSPTPELEDEAPVGQAASNKDSLTSSFLVQDSGPVPVCASNIQDLPSAKPELEDEAPVRQAASNKDSSTSSFPVQDSGPSWSSASSLVIDGPQLPELASGLGGYSPAAKPSVDSDLFSDSALKPAEAVGDHVDTPTSDANQLNHNSSCHQISNFSDWRALFGEPIEFSILDEESVSDLLAEVDAMESQTQSGMGSPTSAMRCGEETISVFKSDFFSFLEELSPTLDPAKNDALSSTEDMQLPCQSSLTDELAGASQAEAFDPLKRSSRTSSSCNERETKSADVCFSQGEAGSNVPTPSTTRKTEVSVISYSTGLEAITTDYCAAPANMICSRLVQGFTDVNQGSSMVTACGRSNVNTSPFTGNPLPESQCIYSGERSGGPGDGVIPVGDLGFGRDGSSWCRQTFGGRAYSGPPPNGQRVCKFYESGHCKKGASCDYFHL; translated from the exons GTTCAAGTAGATTTTGATGACAAGAGTAGCTGGGAGTATCTCTTCAAGGTATATTGGATgtacttaaaagaaaaattatcattAACACAAAATGAACTTATTCAAGCTAAAAGTCCCTGGAAAGGATCAGATTCAGTACATGCTAAGCGACAGCGGGTATCTCATCCTGTTGCATTTGATGGCAAAGGTATTGTGAAGTCTTTTGACCATTTGGAGCTGAAAAAACCCAAACAATTGCTGGAGCCACCTTGCAAGGCTCCTCCAATCACTGAAATCCAAACAATTGCTGAGGCTGAAATTTTAAATGGTACTGGTTGTTCTCCACAGTTGGAGCAAACACAGCCCATAGAGCTAGATTTACGGAGGAAAGATTCTTTAAAGAAAGAAGAAGCAAGTACTGCTGTGGGGCCATCATTGAATGGACGCATGGAATGGGCATCCAAAGAGCTTTTGGAGTTTGTTGCACACATGAAGAATGGTGATACTTCTGCTTTATCACATTTTGAGGTCCAGGCTTTATTACTAGAGTACATAAAGAGAAACAATCTTCGAGATACTCATCAGAAAAGTCAAATAATTTGTGATTCGAGGCTCCAAAGTCTTTTCGGAAAACATCGTGCTGGCCACATAGAAATGCTAAAGCTTCTTGAGTTTCACTTTCTGATAAAGGAGGATTCACAGAGTAGTACATTTATACCAGCTGGAATTGTTGGAAATGTTACTAGTCATGTGGAGGATGGCGTTAACAATGATACCTCATTCTTGATGAATAAAACTAAGAAACGTAAATCACGGAGACACCCCGAAAAAAATTTCGTGCAGGTCAATCTAGATGAGTATGCAGCAATTGATGCTCATAACATCAATCTCATATATTTGCGCCGTGATTTGATGGAGAGTCTTATTGAAGATATGGAGAAGTTCCAAAGCAGAGTTATTGGTTCAGTTGTCCGGATAAGAATATCTGGTAACAATCAGAAGCAGGATATGTACAGGCTTGTCCATGTCGTAG GTACAAGCAAGGCATTTGTTCCATATAAGATTGGGGATAAGGCTGCTGATGTACTGCTTAAAGTATTAAACTTAAACAAGAAAGAGATTGTTCCTATTGATTCTATTTCAAATCAAGATTTCTCTGAG GATGAATGCAGAAGATTACGTCAGATCATAAAATGTGGGCTTGTAAAGCGGTTGACAATA ggTGAGATACAGAAGAAAGCAATGGAACTCCGTGCTGTAAAACTCAAAGAT TCTCTGGAAGAGGAGATACAACGACTCAACAATCTTCGTGAAAGAGCAAGTGAAAAAGGGCGCAAGAAAGA GCTCAGAGAATGTGTAGAGAAGCTAGAGCTTCTGAAGACGCCTGAAGAACATCAGCGGAGGCTACTTGCAATTCCAGAAGTGCATGCTGATCCAAAGATGGATCCTAATTATGAAACAGACGAAGATGCTGGAGAATCGGACGACAAAAAACAAG TTGAACATGGGGGGCCAAAATACGCTAGATTTAGTAGAAGGGAAGACAAGCATATGTCTTCATGGAAGAAAG ATAAAGAGGGATCTATCATGGTTCTATCTAAAGTGAGTGAAAAAAGAGAGGCTCATGGAAATATTATGAAGAAGCTAGGGAATCAAGGTACTGAATGTCAGGTTGTGGATAGGTCTGCATCTGAAACTTCAATTACAAGCTTATCTACAGTGAACTCAACATCCACTAAAAATAGTGATACAGACAAGCTTTGGCATTACCGTGACCCTAGTGGTAAAATACAAGGACCATTTTCAGTGACACAGTTGAAGAAATGGAATACGTCGGGGCTTTTCCCACTTGATATGAGGATATGGACAAATGATGAGCATGACGACTCAGTACTTTTAACTAATGCACTAAAAGGGCTGTTCCATAAAGCCCCTCAGGTGCATGGTGAGATTTCACACCAGTCTAAGAAGCTTGGTGCTGCTTCTGTTAACAGTAGCGTTGGGTGGTGTGCAACTGCAACTGGAATAGGGAGAGAATGTGGAGGGAGGGAGGTACCTTGGCACCTCCGTATCAGAAATAACCATTCTAATGGTAACACTGAGACTGCGAAAATGGATGGGTTGTCCTCGTCTTCTCCACAATGTTTGGACTTGAATAATTCTTATTCTGACAAACCCCATGCATCCAGCCCAGAACCTTCATCCAGTCATGGAAATGTGCACAGAGCTCCTCTGCATGGGAAAAAATGCCCTAAAACTGTTGATTTTCACTACAGTACAGGTCATATGGTTCGGGACTCAAGTGGAAGCCCAATATCTCAGATATCTGATGGCTTTAGCCATAGTATGCAATCTCACCGTCAGAGGCATTTAGGGCAGTCTTCCGGACAGAACTGGGGATCCTCAAACAGTAATAGAACTTCAGTTAAAGTAAAATCTGGATCTAGTTTTGCATCAGTAACTAAGTCAATTGATTCATTTGAACAAGGTATCACGACTTATCCAGATCTCCCCAGCCCAACTCCAAAAACTAGCTATGACGATGTTGAAGCTCAGGCTGCTGAAGAGCTACTTTCTTTGAGTTCGATTGTTCCAGTTTGTGCTTCAAATATCCAGGATTTGCCAAGTCCTAAACCAGAATTGGAAGACGAAGCTCCAGTTGGGCAGGCTGCAGCAAACAAAGATTCTTTAACTTCTAGTTTTCCTGTTCAGGATTCAGGCCCTGTTCCAGTTTGTGCTTCAAATATCCAGGATTTGCCCAGTCCTACACCAGAGTTGGAAGACGAAGCTCCTGTTGGGCAGGCTGCATCAAACAAAGATTCTTTAACTTCTAGTTTTCTTGTTCAGGATTCAGGCCCTGTTCCAGTTTGTGCTTCAAATATCCAGGATTTGCCAAGTGCTAAACCAGAATTGGAAGACGAAGCTCCAGTTAGGCAGGCTGCATCAAACAAAGATTCCTCAACTTCTAGTTTTCCTGTTCAGGATTCAGGCCCTAGTTGGAGCAGTGCTTCTAGTCTAGTGATTGATGGCCCCCAACTTCCTGAATTAGCTAGTGGATTGGGTGGATATTCACCAGCTGCAAAACCATCTGTGGACTCTGATCTTTTCTCTGATTCTGCACTGAAACCAGCTGAAGCAGTGGGTGATCATGTCGACACACCTACTTCAGATGCCAACCAACTCAATCATAATTCCTCATGTCATCAAATCTCAAACTTTTCTGATTGGCGAGCACTCTTTGGTGAGCCAATAGAGTTCAGCATTTTAGATGAGGAATCAGTATCAGACCTATTAGCTGAAGTTGATGCAATGGAATCTCAAACTCAAAGTGGTATGGGTTCACCAACCTCAGCCATGAGGTGCGGTGAGGAGACAATATCTGTGTTTAAAAGTGACTTTTTCAGCTTTCTTGAGGAGCTTAGTCCCACACTTGATCCTGCAAAAAATGATGCTCTGAGCTCCACTGAAGATATGCAGTTACCTTGTCAATCCTCTCTGACAGATGAACTAGCGGGGGCATCACAGGCCGAAGCTTTTGATCCTTTAAAGAGGTCTAGCAGGACTTCATCTTCTTGCAATGAGAGAGAAACAAAGTCAGCTGATGTTTGCTTTTCCCAGGGTGAAGCTGGGTCCAATGTACCTACACCCTCTACCACGAGGAAAACTGAAGTTTCAGTCATCAGCTATAGTACAGGTCTGGAAGCTATAACCACCGACTATTGTGCAGCACCTGCAAACATGATTTGCAGTAGACTGGTTCAGGGATTCACAGATGTTAATCAAGGTAGCAGCATGGTGACTGCATGTGGACGTTCAAACGTGAATACCTCCCCTTTCACTGGGAATCCATTGCCTGAAAGCCAGTGTATATACTCAGGAGAGAGGTCTGGTGGTCCAGGAGATGGGGTTATTCCAGTAGGGGACTTGGGATTTGGAAGGGATGGGTCATCGTGGTGCAGACAGACATTTGGTGGCAGGGCATACTCTGGGCCTCCTCCAAATGGACAACGTGTTTGCAAGTTTTATGAGAGTGGGCATTGCAAGAAGGGGGCGTCGTGCGACTATTTTCACCTTTGA